One genomic region from Ornithinimicrobium flavum encodes:
- a CDS encoding four-helix bundle copper-binding protein, which yields MADLLSEAGHPVHVLTRLRWNTAPVAASAAHVAAYLREHDLRDVLVVAHSKGGLIGKYAMLHEDPEGRIARMIAIASPFAGSLYARFLPHPHLRPFSPRDATVRSLGEQVDLNARITSIWGAFDPHIPGGSRLPRAVNLPLRTSGHFRIIGQPELLDAVARAAADVPGASPGPAGGAPGRSRPGMRSRAARPTVGPMDDILSTHPAKDTFDLPQLRAAIEAAARCASSCATCADACLHGDHVEHMVRCIDLDNQCAEICRTTADVLSRPGPNGDSWEEIVRACIAVCRECAAECGQHEHDHCQMCARDCTACADACEALLSVAD from the coding sequence GTGGCCGACCTGCTGTCGGAGGCCGGTCATCCGGTGCACGTCCTGACCCGGCTGCGGTGGAACACCGCACCGGTCGCCGCGAGCGCCGCCCACGTGGCGGCATACCTGCGGGAGCACGACCTCCGGGACGTCCTGGTCGTCGCCCACAGCAAGGGCGGGCTCATCGGCAAGTACGCCATGCTGCACGAGGACCCCGAGGGCAGGATCGCACGCATGATCGCCATCGCGAGCCCCTTCGCGGGCTCGCTCTACGCCCGGTTCCTCCCGCACCCGCACCTGCGCCCCTTCTCGCCGCGGGACGCGACGGTGCGCTCCCTCGGCGAGCAGGTCGACCTCAACGCCCGGATCACCTCCATATGGGGTGCTTTCGACCCGCACATCCCCGGCGGCAGCCGCCTGCCGCGAGCGGTGAACCTGCCGCTGCGCACGTCCGGTCACTTCCGGATCATCGGCCAGCCCGAGCTGCTCGACGCGGTGGCCCGTGCCGCGGCCGACGTCCCAGGAGCGTCACCCGGCCCTGCCGGGGGCGCCCCGGGGCGGTCACGGCCCGGGATGCGCTCCCGTGCCGCTCGCCCTACCGTCGGACCCATGGACGACATCCTCAGCACCCACCCGGCCAAGGACACCTTCGACCTGCCGCAGCTGCGGGCCGCCATCGAGGCCGCGGCCCGGTGCGCCTCCAGCTGCGCGACGTGCGCGGACGCCTGCCTGCACGGGGACCACGTGGAGCACATGGTCCGCTGCATCGACCTCGACAACCAGTGCGCGGAGATCTGCCGCACGACCGCCGACGTCCTGTCCCGCCCCGGTCCGAACGGCGACTCCTGGGAGGAGATCGTGCGCGCCTGCATCGCCGTCTGTCGCGAGTGCGCGGCGGAGTGTGGCCAGCACGAGCACGACCACTGCCAGATGTGCGCCCGGGACTGCACGGCCTGCGCCGACGCCTGCGAGGCCCTGCTCTCCGTCGCCGACTGA
- a CDS encoding ATP-binding protein, with translation MAPAGAGRTLEVRLVGRVAVRTTAGWRDDWPRPAARRLVALLALSPTRSVPREVVADRLFGHLPPERGLRNVSKALSQARVVLGPGLLEGDSATVWITGSVQVRTDLDSDVALAERVLDGRAGPVEWADLRAVLARADQLLSEDLYEDWAQEPRRRHEALISEAALALARGSGLASDWGRVLTLEPCHVEAWSEVLDAAAARGASELGIAWEECRLVHAQELQRPPPPELRRLADRLRSGPGSPAAVDPTVGHRDELRWIEARLPTTARGGDSWVLFGPAGIGKTHLLRRAVDGLRERGCLVLQATCVSEDAGGPFTALLPALRPAARAGSHPLVDVLERGGSGGPEGWSAVRLADDVADLLDECAEPLVLVVDDVHWAHPALRSLLSRLCALVAGRRWSLVLAGRSDETDHPLPSVPSATFALRVSPLSPQDASELARRLLWENDTDDAGREGVVCELVARSAGNPFFLIELARSAGSSPAGGHDVPERVQELLRRRLAEVDASSRHTLVLVALSGERATLPLLARMVGEERAERSVRVLQARSLLTSGPSGPRPIHPLLREVVIADLSAVEACAAHDQLAAALGALSRESGRPDLEEAAAGHTLTAWTAYPSPDRAPGAAAAGLAAGGRALRSFAPDTAAGVLERALAAFGESPPEARAALVPAAVEGWLDLARCRELLGNPVGAEEALRAGLALADRPLDRARCSRRLAALHYRSGRMADAAGVLELALAETTDDLARAMLETEIGWTLHRRGRAREALPLLRRAAQVFEDGGSWDLAAWALDYLAMTHVALDEPAQGLSVLDRALARDGVGQDHLRRGVIVIHRARVLLLLRRPEEALGAVNEGMRILRRTRDRYTLSVGCRIAADVHETLGDLSSAVAARTEEIALLRGSHNARHLAVAHAHLASLHRRQGRHADSRTATAAARAAVAQAGDADVEQAVSARLGSGNTAGTPGS, from the coding sequence ATGGCTCCGGCGGGGGCCGGTAGGACCCTCGAGGTCCGACTGGTCGGCAGGGTGGCGGTCCGCACCACGGCTGGGTGGCGCGACGACTGGCCGCGCCCGGCTGCCCGTCGCCTCGTAGCCCTCCTGGCTCTCTCCCCCACCCGTTCCGTGCCGCGCGAGGTGGTGGCCGACCGTCTCTTCGGGCACCTGCCGCCGGAGCGGGGGCTGCGCAACGTCTCCAAGGCACTGAGCCAGGCCCGGGTGGTGCTCGGGCCCGGACTGCTCGAGGGAGACTCGGCCACCGTGTGGATCACCGGGTCGGTGCAGGTGCGCACCGACCTTGACTCTGACGTGGCCCTGGCCGAACGCGTCCTGGACGGACGCGCGGGGCCGGTGGAGTGGGCCGATCTGCGGGCGGTGTTGGCGCGTGCCGACCAGCTGCTCTCCGAGGATCTCTACGAGGACTGGGCCCAGGAGCCGCGGCGCAGGCACGAGGCCCTCATCAGCGAGGCCGCGCTCGCCCTCGCCCGCGGCAGCGGCCTGGCCAGCGACTGGGGCCGGGTGCTGACCCTCGAGCCCTGCCACGTCGAGGCCTGGTCGGAGGTGCTGGACGCCGCGGCCGCCCGCGGTGCCTCCGAGCTGGGCATCGCCTGGGAGGAGTGCCGCCTGGTGCACGCCCAGGAGCTGCAGCGGCCCCCACCGCCGGAGTTGCGCCGCCTGGCGGACCGGCTGCGCTCCGGCCCCGGCAGCCCCGCCGCCGTCGACCCCACGGTGGGTCACCGGGACGAGCTGCGGTGGATCGAGGCCCGGCTGCCGACGACGGCCCGGGGCGGCGACAGCTGGGTGCTCTTCGGGCCGGCGGGCATCGGCAAGACCCACCTCCTGCGACGCGCCGTCGACGGTCTGCGCGAGCGCGGCTGCCTCGTGCTGCAGGCCACGTGCGTGAGCGAGGACGCGGGCGGGCCCTTCACCGCGCTCCTCCCGGCCCTCCGTCCGGCGGCACGGGCGGGATCCCACCCCCTGGTCGACGTCCTCGAGCGCGGAGGCTCCGGAGGACCTGAGGGGTGGTCGGCCGTGCGCCTCGCCGACGACGTGGCGGACCTGCTCGACGAATGCGCGGAGCCCCTGGTGCTGGTCGTGGACGACGTGCACTGGGCGCACCCGGCGCTGCGCTCGCTGCTGTCCCGGCTGTGCGCGCTCGTGGCCGGGCGCCGCTGGAGCCTCGTCCTGGCCGGGCGCAGCGACGAGACGGACCACCCGCTGCCGAGCGTGCCCTCCGCGACGTTCGCACTCCGGGTCTCCCCGCTGAGCCCGCAGGACGCCTCCGAGCTGGCACGTCGGCTGCTCTGGGAGAACGACACGGACGACGCGGGGCGCGAGGGGGTGGTCTGCGAGCTGGTCGCGCGCAGCGCCGGCAACCCCTTCTTCCTCATCGAGCTCGCCCGCAGCGCGGGCAGCTCACCCGCCGGCGGCCACGACGTGCCGGAGCGGGTGCAGGAGCTGCTGCGCCGACGGCTGGCCGAGGTGGACGCGTCGTCCAGACACACGCTCGTGCTCGTGGCGCTGTCCGGCGAGCGGGCCACGCTGCCCCTGCTCGCCAGGATGGTCGGCGAGGAGCGAGCCGAGCGGTCGGTCCGGGTGCTGCAGGCGCGCTCGTTGCTGACCTCGGGGCCGTCCGGCCCGCGCCCGATCCACCCCCTGCTCAGGGAGGTGGTCATCGCCGACCTGAGCGCGGTCGAGGCCTGCGCGGCGCACGACCAGCTGGCCGCGGCCCTTGGAGCACTTTCCCGGGAGTCCGGCCGGCCCGACCTGGAGGAGGCCGCGGCCGGCCACACCCTGACGGCCTGGACCGCATACCCCTCCCCCGACCGGGCGCCCGGTGCCGCCGCGGCAGGCCTCGCGGCAGGCGGCCGGGCCCTGCGCTCCTTCGCCCCCGACACGGCGGCCGGCGTGCTGGAGCGAGCCCTGGCCGCCTTCGGGGAGAGCCCGCCCGAGGCTCGGGCCGCTCTGGTGCCGGCCGCGGTGGAGGGCTGGCTCGACCTGGCCCGGTGCCGGGAGCTGCTGGGGAACCCGGTGGGGGCCGAGGAGGCCCTGCGTGCCGGGCTGGCCCTCGCGGACCGGCCGCTGGACCGGGCCCGGTGCTCCCGGCGGCTGGCCGCGCTGCACTACCGCAGCGGGCGGATGGCGGACGCGGCCGGTGTCCTGGAGCTGGCTCTGGCCGAGACCACCGACGACCTGGCCAGGGCGATGCTCGAGACCGAGATCGGCTGGACCCTGCACCGCCGGGGGCGGGCCCGGGAGGCCCTGCCCCTGCTCCGGCGGGCCGCCCAGGTCTTCGAGGACGGCGGCAGCTGGGACCTCGCGGCGTGGGCGCTGGACTACCTGGCCATGACCCACGTCGCCCTGGACGAGCCCGCACAGGGCCTGTCGGTCCTCGACCGGGCCCTGGCCCGCGACGGCGTCGGCCAGGACCACCTGCGGCGTGGTGTCATCGTCATCCACCGAGCGCGGGTGCTCCTCCTGCTCCGGCGGCCCGAGGAGGCCCTGGGGGCGGTGAACGAGGGGATGAGGATCCTGCGGCGCACGCGGGACCGCTACACCCTGAGCGTCGGCTGCCGGATCGCCGCCGACGTCCACGAGACGCTGGGCGACCTGTCGTCCGCCGTGGCCGCGCGCACGGAGGAGATCGCCCTCCTGCGGGGGTCGCACAACGCCCGTCACCTCGCCGTGGCGCACGCGCACCTGGCCAGCCTGCACCGGCGGCAGGGTCGCCACGCCGACAGCCGCACGGCGACGGCCGCCGCCCGGGCCGCGGTGGCGCAGGCCGGCGACGCGGACGTCGAGCAGGCCGTCTCCGCCCGGCTCGGCTCCGGGAACACCGCGGGAACACCCGGCTCCTAG
- a CDS encoding alpha/beta fold hydrolase — MRWRTIETFRHGDRTMLVHRPPHESDTGPHFVLVHGIGVSALYHARLARALAPSGSVHVVDLPGFGQAPRPGRPLGIEDHAGVLNAYVRTAGLPHPHLVGHSMGTQVVVEAALQEPDLYAGVVAIGGVVDPEARSAARQALRLAHDVLREPPTTNWTVLSGYARTGLRWYLRTLPVMLDYRTEEALPRLRVPLLVVRGDRDPIATGPWAAHMGRLAGTRVVEIEGAAHVAMHTHPDQVASAVLEHARAVAGQCPA; from the coding sequence ATGCGGTGGCGAACGATCGAGACCTTCCGGCACGGCGACCGCACCATGCTCGTCCACCGGCCCCCGCACGAGAGCGACACCGGGCCACACTTCGTGCTGGTGCACGGCATCGGCGTCTCGGCGCTCTACCACGCGCGGCTCGCCCGGGCCCTGGCGCCGTCCGGGAGCGTGCACGTCGTCGACCTCCCCGGTTTCGGCCAGGCACCCCGCCCGGGCAGGCCGCTGGGCATCGAGGACCACGCCGGGGTGCTGAACGCCTACGTCCGGACGGCCGGACTCCCCCACCCGCACCTCGTCGGTCACTCGATGGGAACGCAGGTGGTCGTGGAGGCGGCCCTGCAGGAGCCTGACCTGTATGCAGGTGTCGTGGCGATCGGCGGCGTCGTCGACCCCGAGGCGCGGTCTGCGGCCCGCCAGGCCCTGCGGCTCGCCCACGACGTGCTGCGCGAGCCGCCGACGACCAACTGGACGGTTCTGAGCGGCTACGCGAGGACCGGCCTGCGGTGGTATCTCCGGACGCTCCCGGTCATGCTCGACTACCGGACCGAGGAGGCCCTGCCCCGCCTGCGCGTCCCGCTGCTCGTGGTGCGGGGGGACCGCGACCCGATCGCCACCGGGCCCTGGGCCGCACACATGGGCCGCCTGGCGGGCACCCGGGTCGTGGAGATCGAGGGTGCCGCGCACGTCGCGATGCACACCCACCCCGACCAGGTCGCCTCCGCCGTCCTCGAGCACGCCCGGGCGGTGGCCGGGCAGTGTCCGGCGTGA
- a CDS encoding LLM class F420-dependent oxidoreductase, producing the protein MDLRIFTEPQQGATYEDQLRLARTAEDCGYSAFFRSDHFLAMGRDGSPGPTDSWITLGALARETSTIRLGTLVTSVTFRHPGLLAVGVAQVDQMSGGRVELGLGAGWYAEEHEAYGVPFPDARGRFDLLEDALEVITGMWGTPPGQHYDYAGRTLRISHSPALPKPVQDPRPPIVMGGGGRRRTPELTARFADEFNMAFPTIEATVAQYRRVDEACRAVGRDPASVLRSVALVACVGRDEAELRRRAKAIGRDLGELRDNGLAGTPSEVVDRLGVWRERTGAERVYLQMLDLSDLAHTELVASEVVPQLDGARRPPT; encoded by the coding sequence ATGGACCTGAGGATCTTCACCGAGCCGCAGCAGGGAGCGACCTACGAGGACCAGCTGCGCCTGGCCCGCACGGCCGAGGACTGCGGCTACTCCGCCTTCTTCCGCTCTGACCACTTCCTCGCGATGGGCCGCGACGGGAGCCCCGGGCCCACGGACTCGTGGATCACCCTCGGCGCCCTGGCGCGCGAGACGAGCACCATCAGGCTGGGCACCCTGGTCACGTCGGTCACCTTCCGGCACCCGGGTCTGCTCGCGGTCGGCGTCGCTCAGGTCGACCAGATGAGCGGGGGCCGGGTCGAGCTGGGACTGGGCGCCGGGTGGTACGCCGAGGAGCACGAGGCCTACGGCGTGCCGTTCCCGGACGCGCGGGGACGTTTCGACCTGCTCGAGGACGCTCTGGAGGTCATCACCGGGATGTGGGGCACCCCGCCGGGTCAGCACTACGACTACGCGGGGCGCACGCTGAGGATCAGCCACTCCCCCGCCCTGCCCAAGCCGGTCCAGGACCCCCGGCCGCCCATCGTCATGGGCGGCGGGGGCAGACGGCGCACCCCCGAGCTGACGGCACGCTTCGCCGACGAGTTCAACATGGCGTTCCCCACGATCGAGGCGACCGTCGCGCAGTACCGCCGGGTCGACGAGGCCTGCCGGGCCGTGGGCCGTGACCCCGCCAGCGTCCTACGCTCGGTCGCGCTCGTGGCCTGCGTCGGTCGCGACGAGGCCGAGCTCCGCCGACGCGCGAAGGCCATCGGCCGCGACCTGGGAGAGCTGCGTGACAACGGCCTGGCCGGCACCCCCTCGGAGGTCGTCGACCGCCTCGGGGTGTGGCGCGAGCGGACCGGCGCCGAGCGGGTCTACCTGCAGATGCTCGACCTGTCCGACCTCGCCCACACCGAGCTCGTCGCCTCCGAGGTCGTGCCGCAGCTGGACGGTGCCCGCCGCCCGCCCACGTAG
- a CDS encoding ester cyclase, giving the protein MSIQETHPVRREQSVEETRRVLDAYTSSHDPSFIAPDAVFHDVASGQDHLGREAVAGMLHHVYHVALDARAETVRTTVGEGVAVLEAAVVGTHTGDFAGVPATGREVRIPLVVSYRIAGGLVQEGHVYLLVASFLQQVGALDGGRAS; this is encoded by the coding sequence ATGAGCATCCAGGAGACGCATCCCGTCCGGCGGGAGCAGTCCGTCGAGGAGACCCGGCGCGTGCTGGACGCCTACACGAGCAGCCACGATCCGTCGTTCATCGCCCCGGACGCGGTCTTCCACGACGTCGCATCCGGGCAGGACCACCTCGGGCGCGAGGCCGTGGCGGGGATGCTGCACCACGTCTACCACGTCGCGCTCGACGCCCGCGCCGAGACGGTCCGGACCACCGTGGGCGAGGGCGTCGCCGTCCTCGAGGCGGCCGTCGTGGGCACCCACACCGGGGACTTCGCGGGGGTCCCCGCGACCGGGCGCGAGGTCCGGATCCCCCTGGTGGTGAGCTACCGCATCGCGGGCGGGCTCGTGCAGGAGGGTCACGTCTACCTGCTGGTCGCCTCCTTCCTGCAGCAGGTCGGGGCCCTCGACGGGGGGCGGGCGTCATGA
- a CDS encoding esterase/lipase family protein yields the protein MSEVVTRPLILVRGFGGLDIGAEQANAYQGFNEGTVYPGRRGDNYIYEGFLLRALKSRDYPYEDATNVVGYYSSPVTSPGGDLDGWDPEDTEGTVVIDHHVARRVLAEATKGTLWVYRFYDLSPRSLQRYGEGLVHLIGLIRKAVERREPGSFTGVDLVCHSMGGLVMREALLAMEADRPGSAPDLVHRIVTLGTPHRGIAFQRLPAWLVTSLPGAREGSDELVSFSPESTRFREIEKVFPMERILTVVGTNHRSYSVGGASVLNRLSSLMDEGTLATNRSDGLVKHSSAQLPGAPRTFVHKSHGGLDSIVNSRETYEIAMRFLHGTHKVSLWLEEAQITRGKDWFGESEFYFGVSIKPRYVDFELFHQSPEAENCYGPFSRSDLADELPDLATELRKPLAERGDDTRGWAGPDRLVWEGWIDGRIRPSTSQGIVFRLDVYVGERDGFGIGFSDNVIFRKQYYVQVFPGETRAELFLHTGEQYLGQRNAKDAAALAAIAAEQAHLGVKAPVQHLQEIKSRPGWYLDVEGTGFRARLRVAFAANRKDPVGG from the coding sequence ATGAGCGAGGTGGTCACCCGGCCGCTGATCCTGGTGCGGGGTTTCGGGGGGCTGGACATCGGGGCCGAGCAGGCCAACGCCTACCAGGGTTTCAACGAGGGGACGGTCTACCCCGGGCGGCGCGGGGACAACTACATCTACGAGGGCTTCCTCCTGCGCGCCCTGAAGTCCCGCGACTATCCCTACGAGGACGCCACCAACGTGGTGGGCTACTACTCCTCCCCGGTGACCTCGCCCGGCGGTGACCTGGACGGCTGGGATCCCGAGGACACCGAGGGGACCGTCGTCATCGACCACCACGTGGCCCGGCGTGTCCTGGCCGAGGCCACCAAGGGCACCCTGTGGGTCTACCGCTTCTACGACCTGTCCCCGAGGTCGCTGCAGCGCTACGGCGAGGGCCTGGTCCACCTCATCGGGCTGATCCGCAAGGCGGTCGAGCGACGCGAGCCGGGCTCCTTCACCGGGGTCGACCTGGTGTGCCACAGCATGGGCGGCCTGGTGATGCGCGAGGCGCTCCTGGCCATGGAGGCCGACCGGCCCGGTTCCGCGCCCGACCTGGTCCACCGCATCGTGACCCTCGGCACCCCGCACCGGGGGATCGCCTTCCAGCGGCTGCCCGCCTGGCTGGTCACCTCGCTGCCCGGGGCCCGGGAGGGCTCGGACGAGCTGGTCTCCTTCTCCCCGGAGAGCACCCGCTTCCGGGAGATCGAGAAGGTCTTCCCGATGGAGCGGATCCTCACCGTCGTCGGCACCAACCACCGCAGCTACAGCGTCGGCGGGGCCAGCGTGCTCAACCGCCTCTCCAGCCTCATGGACGAGGGGACGCTGGCGACCAACCGCAGCGACGGTCTGGTCAAGCACTCCTCGGCCCAGCTGCCGGGCGCTCCCCGCACCTTCGTGCACAAGAGCCACGGCGGTCTCGACTCCATCGTCAACTCCCGCGAGACCTACGAGATCGCGATGCGCTTCCTGCACGGCACCCACAAGGTGAGCCTGTGGCTGGAGGAGGCGCAGATCACGCGCGGGAAGGACTGGTTCGGGGAGAGCGAGTTCTACTTCGGCGTCAGCATCAAGCCCCGGTACGTCGACTTCGAGCTCTTCCACCAGAGCCCCGAGGCGGAGAACTGCTACGGCCCCTTCAGCCGCAGCGACCTGGCTGACGAGCTGCCCGACCTGGCGACCGAGCTGCGCAAGCCGCTCGCCGAGCGCGGTGACGACACCCGGGGGTGGGCCGGTCCGGACCGGCTGGTCTGGGAGGGGTGGATCGACGGGCGGATCCGCCCGTCCACCTCGCAGGGCATCGTCTTCCGGCTCGACGTCTACGTGGGGGAGCGCGACGGATTCGGCATCGGTTTCTCCGACAACGTCATCTTCCGCAAGCAGTACTACGTCCAGGTGTTCCCCGGCGAGACGCGGGCCGAGCTGTTCCTGCACACGGGCGAGCAGTACCTCGGGCAGCGCAACGCCAAGGACGCGGCGGCCCTGGCCGCGATCGCCGCTGAGCAGGCCCACCTCGGCGTCAAGGCCCCGGTCCAGCACCTGCAGGAGATCAAGTCGCGACCGGGGTGGTACCTCGACGTGGAGGGCACCGGTTTCCGCGCCCGCCTCCGGGTGGCCTTCGCCGCCAACCGGAAGGACCCCGTCGGGGGATGA